The Rhizobium leguminosarum genome includes a region encoding these proteins:
- the mraY gene encoding phospho-N-acetylmuramoyl-pentapeptide-transferase: protein MLIWLVELSEYFKFLNLFRYITFRTGAALFTSALIVFLFGPTIINSLRIRQGKGQPIRADGPQTHFKKAGTPTMGGLMILAGIVGASLLWADLSNVYVVATLLVTLGFGAIGFYDDYLKVTKQSHMGFSGKARLGIEFVIAGIAVYFMMRTALASGIAGSTFGSSIAFPFFKDFMINIGIMFVVFGGFVIVGAGNAVNLTDGLDGLAIVPVMIAAASFGVIAYLAGNVVFANYLQINFVPGTGELAVVLGAVIGAGLGFLWFNAPPAAIFMGDTGSLALGGTIGTVAVATKHEIVMAIIGGLFVIETLSVIIQVGFFKMTGRRVFLMAPIHHHFEKKGWTESQVVIRFWIVAVGLAMLGLSTLKLR, encoded by the coding sequence ATGCTGATCTGGCTTGTCGAACTGTCGGAATATTTCAAATTTCTGAACCTGTTCAGATATATTACCTTCCGCACGGGGGCCGCTCTCTTCACCTCAGCGCTGATCGTCTTCCTGTTCGGGCCGACGATCATCAATTCGTTGCGCATTCGGCAGGGCAAGGGCCAGCCGATCCGCGCCGACGGGCCGCAGACGCATTTCAAGAAGGCCGGCACGCCGACCATGGGCGGGCTGATGATCCTTGCCGGCATCGTCGGCGCGTCGCTGCTCTGGGCCGATCTTTCCAATGTCTATGTCGTCGCTACATTGCTGGTGACGCTGGGCTTCGGCGCGATCGGCTTCTACGACGATTATCTCAAGGTCACGAAGCAGAGCCACATGGGCTTTTCCGGCAAGGCGAGGCTCGGTATCGAATTCGTCATCGCCGGCATCGCCGTCTATTTCATGATGCGCACCGCCCTTGCTTCGGGGATTGCCGGCTCGACCTTCGGCTCCTCGATCGCCTTTCCCTTCTTCAAGGACTTCATGATCAATATCGGCATCATGTTCGTCGTCTTCGGCGGCTTCGTCATCGTCGGCGCCGGCAATGCCGTCAACCTGACCGACGGCCTTGACGGGCTTGCCATCGTGCCTGTGATGATCGCCGCTGCCTCCTTCGGCGTCATCGCCTATCTCGCCGGCAACGTGGTGTTTGCGAATTACCTGCAGATCAATTTCGTGCCAGGCACCGGCGAGCTCGCGGTCGTGCTCGGCGCCGTCATCGGCGCCGGCCTCGGCTTTCTCTGGTTCAACGCACCGCCGGCCGCCATCTTCATGGGCGACACGGGGTCGCTGGCACTCGGCGGCACGATCGGCACCGTCGCCGTCGCCACCAAGCACGAGATCGTCATGGCGATCATCGGAGGCCTCTTCGTCATCGAGACGCTGTCGGTCATCATCCAGGTCGGTTTCTTCAAGATGACCGGCCGGCGTGTCTTCCTGATGGCGCCGATCCATCATCACTTCGAGAAGAAGGGCTGGACGGAGAGCCAGGTGGTGATCCGCTTCTGGATCGTCGCCGTCGGCCTTGCCATGCTCGGCCTTTCGACGCTGAAGCTCCGGTGA